In a genomic window of Pseudomonas mohnii:
- a CDS encoding class I SAM-dependent methyltransferase, giving the protein MKSLLLNSAEKFDNTRANEYGRQSRIALAGYDACQDLAACMLAASLGNMGSAKILVVGAGGTAQEIIAMAALEPGWRFTAVDPSGPMLETAKQQLAVNNVLERTDLHLGHVEDLAADESYDAATLIGVLHHLDGDDAKEQILRSIRSRLKPGAPLIVAGNQYAYASQPLLLAAWGQRWRQHGASPDEVKVKLGKILQGADPPHSEAAVQKLLHDAGFGDATRFFSSLFWGAWLTCKTV; this is encoded by the coding sequence TTGAAATCATTACTACTCAACTCAGCTGAAAAGTTTGATAACACACGGGCCAATGAGTACGGACGACAGAGCCGTATCGCACTGGCAGGTTATGACGCCTGTCAGGACTTGGCGGCGTGCATGCTCGCGGCAAGCCTTGGCAATATGGGCTCGGCAAAAATACTGGTAGTCGGTGCTGGCGGTACGGCGCAGGAGATCATCGCGATGGCCGCGCTTGAGCCGGGCTGGCGCTTCACCGCCGTTGATCCATCTGGGCCGATGCTTGAAACCGCGAAACAGCAGTTAGCCGTGAACAACGTGCTTGAAAGAACGGACCTGCATCTTGGGCACGTTGAAGACTTGGCGGCTGATGAGTCCTACGACGCAGCCACTTTGATCGGTGTACTCCATCATCTCGATGGGGATGATGCCAAAGAACAAATTTTACGATCCATTCGGTCTCGTCTGAAACCGGGAGCTCCGCTGATTGTCGCCGGCAATCAATATGCCTATGCCAGCCAGCCGTTACTCCTCGCTGCCTGGGGGCAACGCTGGCGGCAGCACGGAGCTAGCCCGGACGAAGTGAAAGTCAAGCTGGGTAAAATTCTTCAAGGCGCTGACCCTCCACATTCTGAGGCGGCGGTTCAGAAGCTGTTACATGACGCGGGTTTCGGGGACGCTACCCGTTTTTTCAGCAGCCTGTTCTGGGGTGCCTGGTTGACGTGTAAAACAGTCTGA
- a CDS encoding sensor histidine kinase, translating to MNEANGKNEQALATAARELFLLGQKTVEARAVLAALHKELNDANTLLADNQQVEQLIEANQQLVLAILLAQSDAETPKRTQEEQRLYLEMREANEQLVIAALSAQHLQAAAELALEQQRKVLTVVAHELRNPLTPISMIAGRLVRVPSEELPRMQKLIEGQVQHMSRLVEDLLDVARASTGKFHLDCSLVDMTQIIHESIDICAPVMIAHQLHFSAELPDCALMVNGDPVRLTQILGNLLGNAAKYTPAGGAVSLSVTAEDGVLVINIRDTGIGITAKALPFIFEPFVQDVHAVGFNGAGLGIGLTVVRELIEAHGGTVTGQSAGDGKGSEFVVTLPLVSH from the coding sequence ATGAATGAGGCCAATGGCAAGAACGAGCAAGCGCTGGCCACCGCCGCTCGTGAACTGTTCCTGCTTGGCCAGAAGACCGTCGAGGCGCGCGCAGTGCTTGCGGCGCTGCATAAAGAGCTGAACGACGCCAACACCCTGCTCGCCGATAACCAGCAGGTCGAGCAACTGATCGAGGCCAATCAGCAATTGGTGCTGGCGATCCTGTTGGCGCAGTCCGATGCGGAAACACCAAAGCGCACACAGGAAGAGCAACGGCTGTACCTGGAAATGCGCGAAGCCAATGAGCAATTGGTGATCGCCGCGCTCAGCGCGCAACACTTGCAAGCGGCTGCTGAACTGGCGCTGGAACAGCAACGCAAAGTCCTGACGGTGGTGGCCCACGAGCTGCGCAATCCCCTGACGCCCATCAGCATGATTGCCGGTCGACTGGTGCGGGTGCCCAGTGAGGAGTTGCCGCGCATGCAGAAGCTGATCGAAGGTCAGGTGCAGCACATGTCTCGATTGGTGGAGGATTTACTCGACGTTGCCCGCGCCAGCACCGGCAAGTTTCATCTCGATTGCAGCCTTGTCGATATGACGCAGATCATTCATGAGTCGATAGACATCTGTGCCCCCGTCATGATTGCTCACCAGTTGCATTTCAGCGCAGAACTGCCTGACTGCGCGTTGATGGTGAACGGCGATCCTGTGCGGCTGACTCAGATTCTCGGCAACTTGCTGGGCAATGCCGCCAAGTACACCCCGGCGGGCGGCGCTGTCAGCCTTTCAGTCACTGCCGAAGACGGTGTGTTGGTCATAAACATTCGCGATACCGGCATCGGTATTACCGCCAAGGCACTGCCGTTCATCTTTGAGCCCTTTGTGCAAGACGTCCACGCGGTGGGGTTTAACGGGGCAGGTCTGGGCATTGGTCTGACGGTGGTTCGAGAGTTGATCGAGGCCCATGGCGGCACAGTCACCGGCCAAAGCGCCGGAGATGGCAAGGGGAGCGAGTTTGTGGTGACGTTACCGTTGGTCAGCCATTAA
- a CDS encoding ATPase domain-containing protein produces the protein MSTKVTINRLATGVPGLDEVLGGGLPEFSFNLIAGPPGCGKTTLAHQMMFALATPERPALFFTVLGEPPLKMLRYQQQFDFFDSEAINHSVRYINLADDTLAGDLDEVLRRIVNEVETHSPALVFVDSFRSVVLASQTQDNPNNNLPQFVQQLGMLMTTWQATTFLIGEYFNETDTNPIFTVADGLIWLRQSVQRNSMVRKMEIMKMRGQPTLPGLHTFRIATSGIKIFAPAVLSPVEAPLEYPLQRLKMGVPQLDEMLGGGLPRGYSLLVAGPSGSGKSILASSFLAEGARNGETGVIAVFEQRPNHSQNATLATLINNGQVGLVDSRTPDLSIDEIVHLLLSEISRLKATRVVIDSLSGFELALAPTFREDFRESLSRMVTALTSVGVSVLMTSELEDRYTDLRFSPYGTAFLTDAIIVQRYIEVESRLLRIMAVVKVRASAHSDELRLYRIDDHGLQIGEMLSDQEGLLGGRPTRRHLGKDDR, from the coding sequence ATGAGCACCAAAGTGACTATCAACCGCCTGGCCACCGGTGTGCCAGGTTTGGACGAGGTGCTGGGCGGAGGTTTGCCGGAATTTTCGTTCAACCTGATTGCCGGCCCGCCTGGCTGCGGCAAGACCACCCTGGCACATCAAATGATGTTTGCCCTGGCGACGCCCGAGCGTCCGGCGCTGTTCTTTACGGTGTTGGGTGAACCGCCGCTGAAGATGCTGCGTTATCAGCAACAGTTCGATTTTTTCGACAGCGAAGCGATCAACCACTCGGTCCGCTATATCAACCTGGCGGACGACACGCTGGCGGGCGATCTGGACGAAGTGCTGCGCCGGATCGTCAACGAGGTAGAGACGCATTCACCGGCGCTGGTGTTTGTCGACTCGTTCCGTTCGGTGGTGCTGGCCAGCCAGACCCAGGACAACCCCAACAACAATCTGCCGCAGTTCGTTCAGCAGTTGGGCATGTTGATGACCACTTGGCAGGCAACAACCTTCCTGATCGGCGAATACTTCAACGAAACCGACACCAACCCGATTTTCACCGTGGCCGATGGCCTGATCTGGCTGCGCCAGAGTGTTCAGCGCAACTCCATGGTGCGCAAGATGGAAATCATGAAGATGCGCGGCCAGCCGACCCTGCCCGGGTTGCACACCTTCCGCATCGCCACCTCTGGCATCAAGATTTTTGCGCCGGCTGTACTCAGCCCTGTTGAAGCGCCGCTGGAATATCCGCTCCAGCGCCTGAAAATGGGCGTGCCGCAGCTCGACGAGATGCTGGGTGGCGGTCTGCCTCGGGGGTACTCATTGCTGGTGGCCGGGCCGTCGGGGTCGGGTAAAAGCATTTTGGCGTCCTCCTTCCTTGCGGAAGGTGCGCGCAATGGCGAAACCGGCGTGATCGCGGTGTTCGAGCAACGGCCTAATCACTCGCAGAACGCTACCCTCGCTACGTTGATTAATAACGGTCAGGTCGGCCTCGTGGATAGCCGTACCCCTGATTTGTCCATTGATGAAATCGTGCATTTGCTGTTGAGCGAAATTAGCCGGTTGAAAGCGACCCGCGTGGTCATCGATTCGTTGTCGGGGTTCGAGCTGGCCCTGGCACCGACGTTCCGCGAAGATTTCCGCGAATCGCTGTCGCGTATGGTCACTGCCCTGACCAGCGTCGGCGTCAGTGTGCTGATGACGTCGGAGCTGGAAGATCGTTATACCGATCTGCGTTTCAGTCCTTACGGCACGGCCTTTCTCACCGACGCCATCATTGTCCAGCGCTATATTGAGGTGGAAAGCCGTCTGTTGCGCATCATGGCCGTCGTCAAAGTACGGGCGAGCGCTCATTCGGATGAACTGCGCCTGTACCGGATCGACGATCACGGATTACAGATTGGTGAAATGCTGTCGGACCAGGAAGGCCTGCTCGGCGGACGACCTACCAGACGGCATTTGGGCAAAGATGACAGGTGA
- a CDS encoding thioesterase family protein, producing the protein MNLWFRLLFMLLRRPWRNPAKALGSTVIRMRVWPLDLDFNRHVTNGRYFTLADVGRMDFVLRSGAYRVAIRTKALPIVGDTWGKFRRELRLFETFEVHTRMLGWDDKWSFMEHRFLSKGRVIGVVVMRGLFRSSKGIIPPGEFVRELGLLEKSPAMPQWLTSWSASCDAMSGQLREEESISDQPSS; encoded by the coding sequence ATGAATCTATGGTTTCGGCTTCTGTTCATGCTACTCCGCCGACCGTGGCGCAACCCCGCAAAAGCTCTGGGGTCAACCGTCATCCGAATGCGCGTATGGCCTCTAGATCTTGACTTCAATCGACACGTCACCAATGGCCGATATTTCACACTCGCCGATGTCGGACGTATGGATTTCGTTCTGCGCAGTGGTGCGTATCGAGTGGCTATTAGAACGAAAGCGCTACCCATCGTAGGGGACACCTGGGGTAAATTTCGTCGTGAGCTCAGGCTGTTTGAAACGTTTGAAGTCCACACCAGAATGCTGGGCTGGGACGACAAATGGAGCTTTATGGAACATCGGTTTCTGAGCAAAGGACGGGTGATCGGAGTTGTAGTCATGCGGGGTCTATTTCGCTCATCTAAAGGGATTATTCCACCAGGCGAATTTGTTCGGGAGTTGGGATTACTCGAAAAGTCGCCAGCGATGCCGCAATGGCTGACATCGTGGTCGGCTAGCTGCGATGCGATGAGTGGCCAACTCAGAGAAGAAGAAAGCATCAGCGATCAGCCGTCCAGCTAA